In Citrus sinensis cultivar Valencia sweet orange chromosome 2, DVS_A1.0, whole genome shotgun sequence, a single genomic region encodes these proteins:
- the LOC112497162 gene encoding zinc finger BED domain-containing protein RICESLEEPER 2-like encodes MEANSSSNPGVNISTPSTTQSTTDSAINTNAGNGKGGKASKVWEHYTKLENDTKCKCNYCSKVYAYHSRFIGTRTLWNHLAACTAYADRKVDLKQKTLVFEDNTTGGGSNLVAISCSKEDIRKACIEMIIIDELSFSFVEKEGFRKFMSKACPKLDRFSRRTVARDVYQLYLNEKNNLKKVFARNKYRVCITTDCWTSIQNLNYMVITAHFIDDEWQLHKRILNFCQIDDHKGDTIGKLIESCLLEWGIDRVFTITVDNASSNDLVISYLKKKLNNWGGLVLNGDYLHVRCCAHIINLIVTEGLKEMNNSVSSIRNAVKYVRSSPARLVRFRKCVEHEKLDSKRIVVMDVPTRWNSTYLMLESALVYQKAFERLEDDDGFYRSYFEEKEGGKKRIGPPEHIDWVNASVLNNFLENFYEITKKFSASLSVTSHLYFHEMHSIESNLKGLIVSDDSYFSAMAKKMKEKYDKYWGSLNTLNKLLIVAVVLDPRYKLSFVKFCFEELYDENVVCELIKVIKGLLSSLYDFYTNNNSRCDSGSQNQSVNAVICPSELEKKSDIIDYRLAKVAKLSKWKKKQLEEDGVELKNEVDKYLLDDCENCFDDSFDLLNWWKVNGGKYKVLSNIAKDILSIPISTVASESAFSTGGRILDPFRASLSPKMVESLICGQNWLCSSRIAVEEDTSSVEDMAFYESITSDSRLASDFDVINLD; translated from the exons ATGGAAGCAAATTCATCCAGTAATCCAGGAGTTAATATCTCTACACCTTCAACAACTCAAAGTACAACTGATAGTGCTATTAATACAAATGCAGGCAATGGAAAAGGTGGAAAAGCGTCAAAAGTATGGGAACATTACACAAAATTAGAGAATGATACAAAATGTAAGTGTAACTACTGTTCTAAAGTGTATGCGTATCATTCTAGATTTATTGGGACCCGTACTTTATGGAATCACTTGGCAGCATGCACAGCCTATGCTGATAGGAAAGttgatttaaaacaaaaaaccttGGTGTTTGAGGATAACACAACTGGTGGTGGCAGTAATCTTGTGGCAATATCTTGTAGCAAAGAGGACATTAGAAAAGCATGCATTGAGATGATAATTATTGATGAATTGTCCTTTAgttttgttgaaaaagaagGGTTTCGGAAATTTATGAGCAAAGCTTGTCCAAAACTTGATCGTTTTTCTAGGAGAACTGTTGCTAGAGATGTGTATCAGTTGTACTTAAATGAGaagaataatttgaaaaaagtgtTTGCTCGTAATAAGTATAGGGTTTGTATAACAACTGATTGTTGGACTTcaatacaaaatttgaattacatgGTTATTACAGCCcattttattgatgatgagtGGCAACTTCATAAAAGGATATTAAACTTTTGCCAGATCGATGATCATAAAGGAGATACAATTGGAAAATTGATTGAGTCTTGCTTGCTTGAATGGGGTATTGATAGAGTGTTTACAATTACTGTTGATAATGCAAGTTCGAATGATTTGgtcatttcttatttaaaaaagaagctaAATAATTGGGGTGGGCTTGTGTTGAATGGTGATTACCTTCATGTTAGATGTTGTGcacatattataaatttgattgtgaCTGAGGGGTTGAAAGAGATGAATAATTCTGTTTCTAGCATTCGCAATGCTGTGAAATATGTAAGATCATCACCGGCTAGATTAGTAAGGTTTAGAAAATGTGTTGAGCATGAAAAACTTGATTCTAAACGTATTGTTGTGATGGATGTTCCTActaggtggaattccacctatTTGATGTTAGAGAGTGCTCTTGTATATCAAAAAGCTTTTGAACGATTGGAGGATGATGATGGATTTTATAGATCCTATTTTGAAGAGAAAGAGGgtggaaaaaaaaggattggGCCACCGGAACATATAGATTGGGTGAATGCAAGTgtgttgaataattttttggagaatttctatgaaattacaaaaaaatttagtgcTTCTTTGTCTGTTACATCACATTTGTATTTTCATGAGATGCATTCTATAGAGTCAAATTTAAAAGGATTGATAGTAAGTGATGATTCTTATTTCAGTGCAATGGCCAAGAAGATGAAAGAGAAGTATGACAAATATTGGGGTTCCCTCAACACTCTAAATAAGTTGTTAATTGTTGCTGTTGTGCTTGATCCGCGTTATAAATTGagttttgtgaaattttgttttgaggaGTTGTATGATGAAAATGTTGTGTGTGAGCTCATAAAAGTGATTAAGGGCTTATTATCTTCTTTGTATGATTTTTACACAAATAATAACTCTAGATGTGATAGTGGTAGCCAAAACCAATCTGTTAATGCTGTCATTTGTCCATCCGAGttagagaaaaaaagtgaTATTATTGATTATAGACTAGCCAAGGTAGCAAAACtttcaaaatggaaaaagaagcaGCTGGAAGAGGATGGTGtagagttgaaaaatgaagtggacaaatatttattagatgATTGTGAAAATtgctttgatgattcatttgatttgttgAACTGGTGGAAGGTAAATGGTGGGAAGTATAAAGTTTTGTCTAATATAGCCAAAGACATTCTTTCAATCCCAATATCTACAGTTGCTTCTGAGTCTGCATTCAGTACAGGAGGACGCATTCTTGATCCATTTCGAGCTTCTTTGAGTCCTAAAATGGTAGAGAGCTTAATATGTGGGCAAAATTGGCTTTGTTCTTCTCGTATTGCCGTAGAAGAGGATACATCTTCGGTTGAAGATATGGCATTTTATGAATCAATTACATCag ATTCAAGATTGGCATCAGATTTTGATGTCATTAATTTGGATTGA
- the LOC107176765 gene encoding ammonium transporter 2 member 5-like, with protein MGMLSGSIPWYTMMVLHKKIPMLKRVDDTMAVFHTHAVAGSLGGILAGFFANPKLNRIFYLVDDWEHYIGLAYGFQSGRASTRFRQMGVQLLGISFVIALNIFTTSVICVLIRIVVPLRLTDEELQTGDDAIHGEEAYALWGDGEKYESRINSAYGAEDFPPAVSKGELEMA; from the coding sequence ATGGGAATGTTGTCTGGCAGCATTCCATGGTACACAATGATGGTTCTTCACAAGAAAATCCCAATGCTAAAGCGAGTTGATGACACCATGGCAGTGTTCCACACGCACGCCGTCGCCGGCAGCCTAGGCGGCATCCTTGCTGGATTCTTTGCGAACCCAAAACTTAACCGCATATTCTACTTGGTTGATGACTGGGAACACTACATTGGCCTTGCCTATGGCTTCCAGAGCGGCCGCGCCTCTACAAGATTCAGGCAAATGGGAGTTCAGTTGCTAGGAATTTCGTTTGTCATTGCTCTCAACATTTTCACCACCAGTGTCATATGCGTGTTGATAAGGATTGTAGTTCCGCTTAGATTGACAGATGAAGAGTTGCAAACTGGAGACGACGCCATTCATGGAGAGGAAGCTTATGCATTGTGGGGGGATGGGGAGAAGTACGAGTCTAGGATTAATTCAGCTTATGGTGCTGAAGACTTCCCTCCAGCTGTCTCAAAGGGTGAGCTTGAAATGGCTTAG
- the LOC127900288 gene encoding cytokinin riboside 5'-monophosphate phosphoribohydrolase LOG7-like, translated as MAATSSRQLKNICVLSGFHYGKYKEFVQPTIDLGCAIAERKLHLVYGGGDQGLSKLVSKAAFVQGSQVLGIIPKALKPLGCLPDSSTREELVVSGDLATLETLITFASWAHLNIHKKLIAKKLFISAPTANELLDLLQAYKPEPDPMTLALDWATNDDGSNSRKKCWGEGIVDNCGMSQS; from the exons ATGGCAGCAACTTCAAGCAGACAACtaaagaacatttgtgtgctttctggatttcaCTATGGAAAGTATAAGGAGTTCGTTCAGCcaaccatagatcttggttGTGCTATAGCAGAGAGGAAACTACAtcttgtatatggaggaggtgacCAAGGGTTATCAAAGCTTGTCTCTAAAGCTGCTTTCGTTCAAGGAAGCCAAGTGCTAGGCATCATTCCAAAAGCCTTAAAACCTTTAGGATGTCTACCAGACTCATCAACTagagaagagttagttgtctcag GAGACCTTGCAACTTTGGAGACGCTAATTACATTTGCTTCTTGGGCCCATTTGAATATCCATAAAAAACTCATCG cgaaaaaactcttcatTAGTGCTCctactgctaatgagttacttgatcttttgcaaGCTTACAAACCAGAGCCAGATCCCATGACTTTAGCGTTGGATTGGGCAACTAATGATGATGGCAGTAACTCTCGCAAAAAgt gttggggggagggaatagttgataattgtggaatgtctCAGTCATAG
- the LOC107175826 gene encoding uncharacterized protein LOC107175826: MDKSWVHCSKMSSEYEDGVEEFMKFAVGNSEGSSVIKCSCTKCMNLSFRTHKVVREHLYFHGFDVFFTTWSWHGEDANDTPLPNVDVDVPFEFIDHDDGNTVDMVNDAYRDYAVDPKVFKELLEQAEKPLYPVGGKFGWSDTSFTELLSLLAKLLPESNEILVSMYKAKKTMSTLGLEYLKIHACPNNCILYRKEYEGLSDCPNCGLSRWKKKDGSVDQYRKGVPVKVLWYFPPIPRFKRMFQSSETAKDLTWNANERVDDGKLQHPADSPSWKLVDNKWPTFALDPRNLHLALAAD, from the exons ATGGATAAGTCTTGGGTTCATTGTAGTAAAATGTCAAGTGAGTATGAAGATGGGGTTGAAGAATTTATGAAGTTTGCTGTTGGTAATTCTGAAGGCAGTAGCGTCATTAAATGTTCGTGTACtaaatgtatgaatttatCCTTCCGTACACATAAGGTTGTTCGTGAACATTTGTATTTTCATGGATTTGATGTTTTTTTCACAACCTGGAGTTGGCATGGAGAAGATGCCAATGACACACCACTTCCTAATGTAGATGTAGATGTTCCATTTGAGTTTATAGACCATGATGACGGTAACACAGTAGATATGGTTAACGATGCTTATAGGGATTATGCTGTAGATCCTAAAGTATTTAAAGAACTTCTAGAACAAGCTGAGAAGCCTTTGTACccagtaggg GGTAAATTTGGGTGGTCCGACACAAGTTTTACTGAGTTATTAAGTCTTCTAGCCAAGTTGCTGCCTGAAAGTAATGAAATTCTCGTGTCTATGTACAAGGCCAAAAAGACAATGTCCACTTTAGGCTTAGAATATCTGAAAATACATGCTTGCCCAAATAATTGCATACTTTACAGAAAAGAGTATGAAGGGCTGTCTGACTGTCCTAATTGTGGTTTATCTagatggaaaaaaaaggatggTAGTGTTGACCAATATAGGAAAGGGGTTCCTGTGAAGgttttatggtattttccaCCCATACCTAGATTTAAACGCATGTTTCAGTCTTCAGAAACTGCCAAGGACTTGACTTGGAATGCAAATGAGAGAGTCGATGATGGTAAGCTCCAACATCCGGCAGACTCGCCATCATGGAAATTAGTAGATAACAAATGGCCTACATTTGCATTAGATCCTAGAAATCTTCATCTTGCATTAGCAGCTGATTGA